The genomic interval ACGAAGCTGGCAGCGTCGAGCGCTTGCGCCACTATACGCATCACCCCGATGGCTTCGTACGTCAGGCCGCCGTCGAGCGAGCGGCGGGCATGGCATTGCCGGGACTGCCGGCCCTGCTCGTCGAACGCCTGAACGACTGGGTGCCGAAGGTGCGCCTGGCTGCTCGCTACGCGTTGAGTCAGGCACTGCCGCTTGCCGACGCGGCCGATATCATCGCGGCGCTGCCCGCTGTTCAGCGACTGGACCAGGCACGCCGCGAGCAACACGCGGCATGGATCGCCGAATTCGAAGCGAGTGTGTTCGCCATGGTCGGCACCGATGCACTGTTGCAGGCAGTGCGCGTGGCGCCGGTCCAGGTAGCGCGTGCCGCGTTTCGGCTGCTCGCCAGGGTCGACACGATCGACCCGGCATTGTTGTATCGCGCGATTGTGCCCGCAAGCCGCGACGTGGTGCTGGCGACCTGGGCGTTTGATCATCTGGCCGCCCGCGGGGAGCCCGACGAGGAAATGCTGGTGCGGGCTTTCCGGTCGCGCGTGGCACCTAATCGGGCCAAGGCCTTGCGCGCGTTGATCGCTCGAGGTGCAACAGTATATGCCGATGAAGCTCTGTTCGCACGCCAGAGCCAGTTGCGTTCGATCGCGGCATCGTTCCTCGCGCAACAGGGAACCGACGTCGGTGCCTTGTATGCGCAGGCCTTGCGCGAGCCTGTGCAACAGGAGAGGCGCATCGTCATCTGCCTGGTGGAACTGGGCAGGCTGAAGCGCCGCGACGCGCTCGACGATGTGCGCACCTGGCTCGGCGATGCCAGCCCGTCGATCCGGGTGGCGGCCGCGCAATGCTGGCTCCAGTTGGCGCCTCAGGCGAAAGACGAGGTCGCGGCATATCTGCTGGCTGACCCGGTCCGACGCGTGCGGGCGGTCGCAATGACCCTGATCCGCAGGTACGGTGCTTATGTGCCGTTCAAGCAGGCACGTGCCCTTCTGGACGCGCATGGGGATACGGAACAACTGCTGACTTTGGCCGCACTCGATCCCTGGAACTGGCTCGAGACAATTGCACGCCTTGCCACCGAGCAAGCAACCGATCGGCAGCGCATGCTGCGCTTGCAGGAGGAGTTGTGCCGCTGGCTCGCACGAAGCTCGAACGCTTGGGCCCGGCTCGGCAGTGAGCAGCGTGAACGACTGGCGCTGCTGTTGCAGGGCCGTGCATTGCAGCCCCTGACAGCCAGCGCCAGTCAGTCTTGGCGCGAGCAGTGGCGGCATGTGCTGGCACAAGCCGGCCTATCGGACGTCTGAGGCACGGCTGGATTGCCGCGCGGGCCGGCAACAATAAGCTGCGCGCAAGGATGCGTGTCCCGCGGTTTGCTATGCTAGCGAAAGATTTACACCGGCAGGGGCCGGAACGTCACCGATGGAGCGCCGAACATGGCATCGTTGCAGGATCAGTTTTTGAAAGCGGGCTTGGTCAACAAGAACAAGGCCAAGCAGGTTCAACAGGAAAAAAGCAAGCAGCACAAGATCGAGCTGCGTACCGGCACTCAAAGCGTCGACGAGGCCAAGCTGGCGGCGGCCGAATTGCAGCGCAAGAATGCGGAGCGCGCGCGCGAACTGAATGCCCAGCGCGATGCGCAGGCGCAGCAGAAGGCCATCATGGCCCAGATCGTCCAGATGGTGCAGAAGAATCGCCAGAGCAAGGGCAATGGCGACGTCCCCTACAACTTCACGCACGGCACCAGGATCGAGCGCATTCACGTCTCGCAGGCTGTACAGGAACACCTGATGGCCGGCCGCCTGGTCATCGTGCGCCTGGGCGATAGCACCGAACTGGTGCCGCGTGTCATTGCCGACAAGATCGCCGAACGCGATGCCTCGCTCGTGGTGCGGGTCAAGAAGGTCGAGACCGCTGTCGAGGAGGACGACCCTTACGCCGCCTTCCAGATCCCCGACGACCTGATGTGGTAAGCGGCTGGCGCGTCGCCGCCAACCCTGGCCAGGAAGAACGCCACCGCAAGGTGGCGTTTTCACAGCAAGCCTGCGCTTGCCTCAATGGTGCATGGGCGCGGATGCGGCTTGCGCCTGTCCGGCCTGGTCCGGGCGGAAGGCCCGTTCGCCCGCGGCGGTGTCGTTGTAGCTCTCGAAGCGCGCCACTTTGCCCTCACGCACCGTGAACAGTCGGCCGCATGACCATCGCTGGCTTCCCGCTCGCCCACCGCCCAAGCGTGCATGCCGCGCGGCGCCGCTGTGTTCCAATACCGTCAGCGGCCGGCGTGCGCCGCTGTCACTCATTGGGAGACCCGAGCATGACCGACGCATTCAAGGCAGGCGACAAGGTGCAGTGGCATTCGCCGCAAGGCACGGTGCACGGCACCGTCAAGAAAAAGCTCACCGCGCACACGAGCATCAAGGGGCACGAGGTCGCGGCCTCGCCCGAGAATCCCGAATACCTGGTCGTCAGCGACAAGACCGGCGCCGAGGCTGCCCATAAAGCCTCGGCGCTGAAGAAGGCCTAGCGCCCCGACACGCACCACGAACCGGTCTGTCCTGGCACGCCGGAGAAGGTCCTATTTCTGCCAGGGACGGACCAGGCTGGGCTGGCGCCACTTCAGGCCGACGAATGCTTCCTGCTCGCGCCGCGGTGCCTGGCGCGTGGCAGCGCCAATCGCGACGGACAGGTTGCGCGACACGCGGAATTCGGCAGTGGCGCGCAGGCTCTCGCGGCGCAGCGAAGCACCCGCAAAGTAGCGCTCGGTCACGGCTTCCAGCTGGGCGGACCAATGCGCTCCTTGCCGTGTCAGCGTGGTGCGCAGCGCACCGAGCAGGGCGGCGTCGTGCGGCAGGCCGCTGCCGGCTTCAAGCCCCAGGCCGGGCAGCAGCGCCAGCACGGTATCCCCGGAAGCAGCCAGGCGCGGCCCGTGTGATAGGCCAGGCGCGTGGCCATGTGGTCGCGCCCGGCAAAAGGCGTAGCACGGGTGGTGAGTTCGACCCGCCAGGCGCGCGGTGCAAACAGCGTCGACGAGGGGATCGTCGATTGCGCCACGAGCCAGTCGATGCGGCGCAAGCGCACGCGATCTGCGCCGATCTCGATTTCCGGGTTGAGCACGGTGATCTCGGCATGCGGTTCGTAGCCGGGCAGGGGATCGGTCAGGCTGTGCTGGAAGGCCGCGTAGTCGAGTGCCGGGGCATGCCTGCCGCCGCGTTGGCGCAGGCTGGCCGCCAGCAGGCCGCCATCGTGGCCATCTTCCGGACCGTTCGGTGTACTGCGGCTTGCCAGCACCTCCGGCTGCGCCAGCGCCAGGCGGGCCTTGGTGATGGCGCCCGGGATCTCCTTGCGCCGCACGCGGTCGCCTTCGTCGCGGTCGATCAGGACGGCGCCATATTCATAGGCCAGCTGCAGCGTGCCGGCTTGCCGCGCCGGGGACAGGGTGCGCACTTGTGCGGGTGTGGCCAGGCCGAGCGCAAGCTGCCGCGCCAGCGCGCCGTCCTCGCCATCGACTTGCGTCTCCAGGTCGCGTACCCGTTTCGGGAGCGACGGCCACAGACGCTGCGCGCCGAGCATGCCGGCCGCACGCAGGGCACGCACGGTGTCGACGGGTACCGTGACGGCGCCGAAGCGATCGAGCAGCCCGGTGCCCGGGCGCGCCGCGTCGAGCAGGGCCAGCGTGCGGTAGGCGCAGTTCTCGTGGATGAAGTAATAGTCGAAGACGCCGTCCTTGATCTCCCAGGTATGCAGCAGCAGCCGGCGCACCTCGGCGGGCGTCAGTGAGAGTTCGTACTCATGGATGTCGCGCCCTTCGATCTCGGTATAGGTGCGCAGGCGCCGGTAGAAAGGCAGCGTGTCGGCCACGCCGGGAAAGCCGCCGAACAGGCCTTTCGTGACGAAGGCGAGATCGCCCTCGCGCGCGTCGGTACGGGCCGCGTAGTTGATCGTCGGACTGAGCAGTTCGTCGCTTGACTCGCGATAGATGCGCAGGAAGGTGTGGCCGAAGGTGGACGACGGATTTTCCAGGTAGCTCGACGCAAAGTCGATGCTGACGCGGCGGCCCGGGAAGGCCGCGAGCCATTCAGCCAGGGCGGCGCATTGGCTTGTTAGCGCCTCCGCGCCTTCGCGTCCCAGGCGCGCGCTCAGCCACTCAAAGCGGGCGGGAAAGCGGCAGGCGAAGTCCTGTGCGGCGGCGGCGTCGTGCAGCGCGGCCACCGCGGCCAGCAGCTCGGCGCGCGGCGAATGGCGGGCGCCATCGGCCAGGAAGAAGCGCGGCTGGTCGGCCTGGCTTTCGATGCCGCTGCCATCGGGACGGTAGTGCAGCAGGGCCAGCCAGGCGGGGTCGCGCTCGAGGCGTTCGGCCTCGACCCGCTGCAGGTCCTCATGCAGCCCGGCCAGGGCAGGCTGGACGGCGCACAACAGCAGGCAGGCGCCGGCCAGGAAGCTGCGGAGAAAATTCATTGTGCCGGGGAGGGCAGGCGCGGGCCTGTTCGTAGGCGTGCGCGATGCGTTCGGCGAACTGGCTGGTGTCGCTCGTTGCGGCAAGGGCGCGGCGCAGCCAGGCGCGCTTGAGCGTCTCGTCCGGGCAGGACGACAGATAGGTCGACACGGTGTCGAGGTGGGGCCCTTGCTGGCGGATCAGGTCGGCCCCGATGCGGCGGTGGGCGAACAGGACGAAGTCGCGCAAGGTCCGCGCTTCGGGCGAGAGGGCGGCGGGGGCGGGAACGCTCTGTTCGGCATCGGGCGCGAATGGCGCGCAGCCGCAGGGGGCGCGGCCATGGCTGTCGCCTGCAGCCCCGCCAGGGCGAGGGCGGCAAGCTGGCTCGCGCCGAACAGGGACATGACTTACTTGGCGACCGGCTGCAGGTCGACCATGAATTCACCCGGGTCGTATTCGCGCGCGGCGCCGGTCGAGGTGT from Massilia sp. Se16.2.3 carries:
- a CDS encoding DUF2945 domain-containing protein; protein product: MTDAFKAGDKVQWHSPQGTVHGTVKKKLTAHTSIKGHEVAASPENPEYLVVSDKTGAEAAHKASALKKA
- a CDS encoding DUF2058 domain-containing protein — protein: MASLQDQFLKAGLVNKNKAKQVQQEKSKQHKIELRTGTQSVDEAKLAAAELQRKNAERARELNAQRDAQAQQKAIMAQIVQMVQKNRQSKGNGDVPYNFTHGTRIERIHVSQAVQEHLMAGRLVIVRLGDSTELVPRVIADKIAERDASLVVRVKKVETAVEEDDPYAAFQIPDDLMW
- a CDS encoding DUF4105 domain-containing protein gives rise to the protein MNFLRSFLAGACLLLCAVQPALAGLHEDLQRVEAERLERDPAWLALLHYRPDGSGIESQADQPRFFLADGARHSPRAELLAAVAALHDAAAAQDFACRFPARFEWLSARLGREGAEALTSQCAALAEWLAAFPGRRVSIDFASSYLENPSSTFGHTFLRIYRESSDELLSPTINYAARTDAREGDLAFVTKGLFGGFPGVADTLPFYRRLRTYTEIEGRDIHEYELSLTPAEVRRLLLHTWEIKDGVFDYYFIHENCAYRTLALLDAARPGTGLLDRFGAVTVPVDTVRALRAAGMLGAQRLWPSLPKRVRDLETQVDGEDGALARQLALGLATPAQVRTLSPARQAGTLQLAYEYGAVLIDRDEGDRVRRKEIPGAITKARLALAQPEVLASRSTPNGPEDGHDGGLLAASLRQRGGRHAPALDYAAFQHSLTDPLPGYEPHAEITVLNPEIEIGADRVRLRRIDWLVAQSTIPSSTLFAPRAWRVELTTRATPFAGRDHMATRLAYHTGRAWLLPGIPCWRCCPAWGLKPAAACRTTPPCSVRCAPR